ACTACCATTGACTCAGAACGTATCCAAACCGTTCAATTAGGGATTGGTACCCTACCTGAAACTGGTGAAGCTGATTCCGCAATTTTTGCAGCAGGCTTAACTGAACTGTTAGCAAGGGAACTTCTTTTAGGTAAGCGTAAGCGCGAAGAAGAAACAGACTAATCCTTTGGAAGAAAGCTAGAGCACGCCTATTGTGTCTCTAGCTTTTTATTTATGTACTTAAAAGCCGCCCACAAGTATCCAAGAAGGATGCTTATGGGCAGCTTATTTCAGTACAAGTAATACTGGCTAATTATATTAAGGGGGTAATAGATTTCTAAAGTTGTCGAGCAAAAAGTCACTAGCATTTCGGAAGCTCTGTCGTCATTTGAATTAAGGGGACATCTCTTAAACCACACCATTAGACACATTTCACCTTGCCCAGAAGTAAGTTGACTTACTCGGGTTAAGGCTGCGTAATTTCCAGTAGGATGGGTGTGTGGTCTTGACGGGTACCGGAGTCGATCATTTCTGAGCGTTGGACCCAGTCTGTGACACGGTTGCTGGTGAGCCAGTAGTCGATTCTCCAGCCTGAGTTGTTGATTTTGCTGGTTTTGGCCCGTTGGTTCCACCAAGAGTAGACGCCTTCGACGTCACCGTGGACGTGGCGGAAGGTGTCGGTGAAGCCGCGTTCGAGCAAGGCAGTGAAGCCTGCGCGCTCTTCGTCAGTAAAGCCGGCGGAATTGCGGTTGGTCTTTGGATTGGCTAGGTCGATTTCTTTGTGGGCTACGTTAAAGTCTCCGGTAGCTAACACTGGCTTATTACTATCCAACCCAGCTAAATAGTCTGCATAGAGATGATCCCATTCTTGGCGTAGGGATAGGCGCTTAAGCTGAGAGCCGGCGTTGGGAGTGTAGACTTGGGTGAGGTAGAAGTCGTCAAATTCGAGAGTAATGATGCGACCTTCGTGGTCCATTGTATCAGGGGCACCAATCTGTGGCATAGTTACTTCCGGTGTTAAATCTTCCTTATAGAGGAACATGGTTCCGGCGTAACTTTTGCGGGCAGGTTCTTGGGAGCTGTTCCAGACGATTGTGTAGCCTGGGAAGCGCTCAGTTAGGCTGTCAAGATGTTTCTGGCTCGGGCCTTTAGCGGGAAGCTTGGTTTCTTGAATGGCTAAGACGTCCGGATTTTCTTGTTGGAGGGTGTCTAAGACCGCACGGGATAGTTGCGCTCGGTTGGAGTCGCTAGTTAAGGCGGCATTGAGTGAATCGATGTTCCAAGATATAAGTTTCATATGTATCTCCTTTTTATATTGTGCTTGCATCATCTTACCTCATGACTGTAGACTTAGCAAATGGAAAGTTTGATCTGAGTGCTTTATTAGAAATAACATGAAATTTTGGCCTAATGATAGGGCATTCATACATTAATAAGGGTTTGACTTATATGAACTTTTCGATAAAATAAAAGAAGCATTATAAATAATAGAGAGGAGCAGCTTATTTGCTAAAAGCGATTAACAGAATACCTGCGGGTACATTTTTAGTCCCAATGGTCTTGAGTATGATTCTTGTGTCAATCTTCCCGAATATGTATAACATTGGAGGAACAACGGCGCAAACATTCGCTCAAGGAACCTCGATAGTTATTGGTTTATTGGTGTTTGCTGCAGGGACAACCTTAGATTTGCGCACCATTGGCCCGTTATTGAAACGTCACTTGCCGATGATTATCTTTAAATTGGTCTTATCAACGGTGTTTGTTGTGGTTTTTTATTTCTTGTTCGGTGTCGAAGGAACGATGGGAATTAGCCTCTTATCCTTTGCGTGTGTGACGTATTCCTTGAATCCAGCAGTAGCTTTGGCGATTCATACTAGCTACGGTGATCAACAATTCGGGGCAGCCTACGGGGTCTTTGGTATTCTTGGTATGTCCTTTACACCGCTTATTTGTATTAGTTTATTAACGTCAGATGGTGGAGCAGGTGCGATTGATTGGAATCCGATTATTTCTATCTTTATTCCACTAATTGCTGGGATGTTGTTAGGGAATATTGACACTAGCTTTAGAGAATTCTTTGCGCCAATGGTTGGTAAACTCTTGCCTTTCCTCGGTTGGAACTTAGGGGCTGGCATGAGTATTCAAGATGCCATTGCTTCAGGTGTGCCAGGTTTCATTATGACAGCAATCTTCTTAGTGTTGATGTTGCCATTGATTCCATTTGATAAATTCGTGACGAAGAATAATGGTGGGGTAGATGGCGCGGCTATTTGGAATGTAGCTGGAATGTCTGTGGCTAACCCAGCGATTGTTGGAGCAGCCCTCCCGCATTTATTTAATTCTGCTGAAGTGGCTCGGGCCACTGCAATTGTCATGATGGCATGTATTATTACGTCCATCTTGTCACCAATCGTTGCCCAACGCTTATTCAAGAAAGAATATGGCGCGGAGAATATGCAAGAATTGCTTGGAGATCAAGCGCTCGATACAACGGCTTAATAAGGGGTGCCGACGGCTTGAAAGAGTTGTCGGTTTTTTGTGTTTGGCAGATTAGAGCAAAGGAAAGCAAATCCGGCTTAATCAATGTGACATCTATGTTATAGCGTAAATTCCCCCCCTATTCTATACAACACAAGAAACATAAATAATTTACTCCCACAATGCGAAAGATTCTGTAAATTATTTGTTTGTGAATCTAAGCTGAAATTTGCATTTCAAAAAATTTTATAACACTGAGCTACCTTGCGTCTTTATACAAGGTAGGTTGAAAAGAAACTCTCTTAAAAATGCAGACCTATCAACGTTCAGTCATCATTATATTCATTGAGGTGTATAATTGGAGGGAGTTTAGATTATAGACGGGGTCACTCAGTTAGTAAGCGGATATCTGGTCTGCTCTAAGGTTTATTTGCTAAATAGTGCACAATTGTTATGAGATAATACATATGTGACATAAAACAAATAAAAAAGAGACCCCTCTGTTATAATAGATTTGTGAACAATTATAAACATAGAAAGGATCTCTTATATGTCTATTATAACAGAAGGTATGAAACATCGCGAACGAATTATTAAGTATGCCATTAAAGTGAATAATAATGCCGCAGCCGCAAGGAGATATCATAAATCCAGGCAATATGTTCAGAGATGGCGACAAAGGTATGATGGATCAATTGAATCTTTGCGAAAGAAGTCTACTCGTCCTAAATCACATCCTAACCAACATACACAGGATGAATTAGATCTGATTAAACATATGCATAGGCATCATAGACACCGTGGGTTAGCTCACGTCTACCGCAAATGCAAAGATGAGGGCTACACCAGGTCTTATGATTCCATGTGCCGACAAATCAGAAAGATGGGTCTAGGCAAGCCTTCAAAAGCCAAGAAAAAACGCAAGAAGCAGAAAGAAAAGTCTAAATACACTCATCCTGGTCAACTGGTTCAAATTGATGTTAAATACGTTCCTGTGAACTCTATCGGCTTTGTGAGTCACCATAAAAGATATTACCAAATCACGGCCATAGACGCTTATTCACGCAAGAGGGTGCTGAGTCTGATGAATGAAAATAGCACCTATACAACCTCTGAATTCGTTCTCACTTTGGAAGAGGAAATGGGCTTTAAGATTGACAAGATACAAACTGACAACGGGAAAGAATTTACCAACGACCCTCAGGAAACCGATAAGAAATCAAGGTTCCAAAAGATCTTAAATTTCTTGGATATCGACTATCAAACGACTGCTCCTTATTGTCCTTGGCAGAACGGGTTGGTAGAGAGGAGTCACCGAGAAGACGAAACAAGATTCTATTCAAGAAGACGTTTTTCCAGTGAAGAGGAGCTAGAAAAAGCTTTAAGAAGGTACAATACAAGCTACAATAATACCTACCGGAAGATTTTAAATTTCAAGAATCCAAATGAAGTTGTCGCTGAATTTTTTGAAAAAGCAGGTTAGCCATTATATATTTCTTCCAAGTTTCGTCAAGGCACGCTTCGCTCTAAAGGCCTTGACAAAACTTTCCAGAAATATTCTGATTGTTTAACTGCTTTTCCACAAACTATTTTTCAGAGCTTGTGTCACAAATGTTTGACTTCTCTACAGGTTTATTTGCTAAATAGTGCACAATAGGCTTGACAGGCGCTTACATCCGTCGTATGATAGATGTACAAATTCAATAGATCTTCAGGGCGGGGTGTAATTCCCCACCGGTGGTAAAGCCCACGAGCCGCAAGGCATGATTCGGTGTAATTCCGAAGCCGACAGTACAGTCTGGATGAAAGAAGATTAGCATATTTAGCTAGCAATCGCTCTGGAATAGTATAACTATTTCAGAGTTTTTTTGTTTTTTAGCGAATCAACCCCTGATTATCTATGAGAATAGTGATCGGGGGTTTTCTTTTGGAACGAAATCAAGATGAACAATATATGGCCTATGCTTTGAAATTGGCTGAGCGAGGTCTGGGCTGGACAAATCCGAATCCGATGGTAGGTGCGGTAATTGTCGCAGCAGGCGAAGTGATTGGAGTGGGCTATCATCCTCGGTTAGGGGAAGGCCACGCCGAACGTCAAGCTTTGGCTGATACTGTAGCCAAGGGGCATCGGGAGCAACTTGCAGGCGCGACAATGTATGTCACGTTAGAGCCATGTTGCCACCAGGGACGTACGCCACCTTGTACCCAGGCAATTATTGAAGCAGGTATAGCGCGGGTTGTGGTTGGCGCTTTGGATTCCAATGTCCTTGTGGCCGGCAAAGGGATCCAGCAACTTAAAGAAGCGGGCTTGACGGTTGATACAGGCGTGTTTGCTAAGGAGAGTCGGCAGCTGAATCGAACCTTCTTCCATTTCAATGAGACTGGTTTACCTTTTGTTGTGATGAAGTACGCGATGACCCTCGATGGTAAGATAGCGGCTCATACGGGCCATTCACAGTGGGTTACGGGTCCAGTTGCACGCCAGCATGTACATCGTAGCCGTCATGCCTTTCAGGCGATTATGGTCGGTGTGGGAACGGTTATAGCGGATGATCCGCTACTCAATGTGCGCTTAGAAGAGCTGAGTGAGCCGTGTCATCCCATTCGGGTCGTTTGTGATAGTCATTTAAGGACGCCGCTGGAAAGTCGTTTGGTTCAAAGTGCCAAGGAGCTTCCGCTAATTATTGCGACAACAGTCACCAACCAAGCCCAGCAGGCTACCTATGAAGCCTATGGCTGTCAAATACTTACTTTACCGGCGGATGATGCAGGGCAGGTAGACTTGAGAAGCCTCATGAAAGAACTGGCCAAACAAGGCATTATCTCGGTTTATTTAGAAGGAGGCGCCCAGCTTAACTGGAGTGCCCTTAAAGCAGGCTTGGTGCAAGAAGTGCATACGTATATTGCACCGAAATTAGTGGGTGGTCAGGACGCTCCTTCTGCCATTTCGGGCTTAGGCTTCGGGCGCATGGATGAAGCTTTGGGCCTTCGAATTAGGCAGATAGAGCGCCTGGGTGAAGATATATGGATAGAAAGTGAAGTGACAGGATGTTTACAGGAATCGTAGAGGCTAAAGGGCAGGTGCGTTCGATTGAGCCTGTGGAGCGGGGAGTGCGTTTAGTGATTCAAGCTCCGGAAGTGATGGGTGATGTGGCCCTAGGTGATAGCATTGCCGTGAATGGTATTTGCTTGACGGTCGTAGCTTTTGATGAGAGATATTTCGCAGTGGATGTGATGCAGGAGACGTTGGACCGGACGGCTTTCCAAGTGTTGGACGTTGGCAGTTCAGTGAATGTAGAGCGGGCTATGCAGGCCAGTGACCGCTTCGGTGGACATATCGTCAGTGGCCATATTGATGGAACGGGTATCCTAGAGCGGATTGAAGCGGACGGGATTGCGAATTGGTATCATTTCAGCACGTCGCCAGAGATTCTGCGTTATATCGTTATGAAAGGTTCCATTTCGATTGATGGGACGAGTTTAACTATTGCTGGACTGGATGATGGAGCGGGTGAATTCAGTGTCTCAATTATTCCACATACGGCGTCGCAGACCCTTTTTGGGGAATATGAGGTGGGGCGTGTGGTGAATTTGGAGAATGATTTAATTGGAAAGTACGTTGAGCGATTGCTTGAGAGGGAGGAAATATAATGGCATATACAACGATTGAAGAGGCTTTAGAGGCCTTAAAAGCAGGCAGAATCATAATGGTCTTGGATGATAAGGATCGGGAGAATGAAGGGGATTTAATTTGTGCCGCGGAATTTGCTACCACCGATAATGTTAACTTCATGGCCACTGAGGCCAAAGGCTTAATTTGCCAACCGATGAGTCGAGCGATTGCGGAGCGCTTGAATTTCCATCCGATGGTGGCGAATAATACGGACAATCATGAAACGGCCTTTACCGTATCGATTGATCATGTGGATACGACGTCGGGGATTTCAGCCGAGGAGCGCGGTTATACCATGCGCCAGGTGCTCGAACCAGATAGCATGCCAGAAGATTTCCGCCGTCCGGGTCATGTCTTCCCACTTATTGCCAAAGATAATGGGGTCCTAGCGCGCAATGGTCACACTGAAGCGACGGTTGATTTGATGCGCTTGGCCGGCTTGCAAGAGAGTGGCTTATGTGTGGAGGTTATGCGCGAGGATGGCACGATGATGCGTGAGACGGAGCTTTTGGCGCAGGCGCAGTTGTGGGATATGCCAGTGATTACGATTAAGGATCTGCAAGCTTACCGCTGGCAACATGAGCAAATTATGGAGTGTGTCTCCAGTGTCCAAATGCCGACGAAATATGGTCAGTTTGTTGCCCATTCCTATGTTAATCGTATTAACGGTGAACATCACGTTGCCTTAGTGAAAGGGGATATTAGTGGTGAAGCGCCAGTCTTAGCCCGGGTACATTCTGAATGCTTGACTGGTGATGTATTCGGCTCCTTACGCTGTGATTGCGGGGAACAGTTCGCCCAGGCCATGCAGCAAATTGCCGAAGAAGGCCGTGGCGTGCTCTTATATATGCGCCAAGAAGGTCGCGGTATAGGCTTAGTTAATAAGTTGAAGGCCTATGCACTGCAAGATGAAGGCTTAGACACTTTAGAAGCAAACTTAGTGCTCGGCTTCCCGGGTGATATGCGTGAATACGATAGCGCTGCACAAATGCTGAAGGACTTAGGGGTTGAACGCCTGAAGCTGATGACCAATAATCCTGATAAAATTGAACAGTTAGAACAACACCAGATAGATGTTACCGAGCGCGTTCCACTGGAGATGGAAGCCAATGACCATGATCACAATTACTTAGTCACCAAGCAAATTCGCATGGGGCATTTATTACACGTTAAACAACATTAGGAGGAAGAACATGAATATTATTGAAGGAAACTTAGTTGCACTAGAAGGCGTTAGAATTGGCATTGCGATTGCTCGGTTCAATGATTTCTTGACTCGAAGCTTATTAAAAGGGGCTGAGGATGGCCTAACCCGCTCAGGTGTGCCTAGCGACCACATCGACGTTGTCTGGGTACCTGGGGCTTATGAGCTGCCCATCCTCACCCAAAAAATGGTTGAATCCGGTCAGTATGATGCGGTGATTACACTTGGTGCGGTAATTCGTGGGGCAACCAGCCATTATGATGTTGTCGTCAATCAAGCAACAAGCGGTATTAGCCGGGTGGCCTTGGATGCTGGCATTCCTGTAATTCTGGGCATTCTAACTGTTGAGAATATTGAACAGGCCATTGAGCGGGCAGGAACCAAGGCTGGGAATAATGGCTTTACTTACGCAACGAATGCCATTGAAATGATTAATGTACTGCGTGAAGTGACCAAATAATAACCTGTTTCACTTGAGTTTTTGTTAACTAGCTAAAAAAATATCTTACTTATCCTATGTCGTAGAGATTTACAGTCCTGATAATCATTGTTATATTCCAACAAACGCTTGTAGTCTCCAGAAGAAATTTCTGGGGGCTATTTGTGTTTAGGTTGAGCGAATATTGTTATGTGTATATTCACGTATTGAAGCAGTGCTGCTTGAATGTGGAGCCTACTGAATCGGATGAAGGTGAAGCATATTGATTGACTTGTGAACAATATCACGATATAGTAAGTATAGATATTACATGAATATTAATTCATGTATAGCGCAAGATAGGAGTTATTGTGGAATTTTTGTAATAGTTACTATTTTAGAATTGTTATAAATAACTTGACTTGCGACTGAATTCGCGCTAAGATAGATGTATAAGGATTCAAATGAGGTTCTATTCATTTATAAGAGGAGATGAGAAAGCATGATGAACTTCTTGTTCAAAAATCGCGAAGGGCGGTTCTTACTCATCGGCGCAATTTTCCTAATTCTTGGGTTTGTTATTTCAGACCCGATGGGAAGCCGGGTAAGTTTTTATATATCGATCTTTTTCCTAGGATTTTATGCAACGAAGCATGCAGTACTTGAGACGATTAAAGACCGTTCACCCAATGTGGACTTATTGATGGTATTGGCAGCCTTGGGGGCGTGTGTCATTAATTATGAATCGGAAGGTGCGCTCTTGCTCTTAATTTTTGCTGGGGCTGAGGTACTGGAAGATTTCGCAATGAATCGCTCGACTAATGCGATTGAAGAGTTGATGGGCCAAGTGCCCCAAACGGCGCAACGTTTATTGCCAAGTGGGGATGTTGAAGAAGTGCCAACGGATGCTTTGCAAGTGGGGGATATTGTAGTCGTCTCCAAAGGTGCCCAAGTTCCGATTGATGGGAAGTCCGACCGGTTGACGACGATTAATGAAGCGGCGTTAACGGGTGAATCGGTGCCTGTTGAGAAGACATCGGGTGAGGAAGTTTTTGCCGGGACGATAAACGAAGGAAATGTCTTCCATTTGACGGTTACGAAGCCTAGTAGCGAGACAATCTTCTCCAATATTATTCGAATGGTGGAAGAAGCGCAAGGACGTCCATCGAAGATTTCGCGCTTTATTGACCGCTTGGAAAGTAGGTATGTGGTCGGTGTTTTAATTGCGGTGCCGCTTTTCATTGTTGCTTTGATGCTAATTATGAATATGAGTTTCCAAGATGCTTTCTACCGCGGGATGGTGCTACTGACTGTGGCGAGTCCGTGTGCTTTGGTTGCTTCAGCTACTCCCGCTACTTTGTCAGCCATTAGTAATGGTGCTAAGAATGGGATTCTCTTCAAGGGTGGTGCCGCTATGGAAGCCTTGAGTACGATGGACACGCTTTTTTCTGACAAGACAGGAACACTAACTTTCGGTGAATTTCAAGTTATTGATCACGAAATAAATGAAGCAGACCTCAAAGAAGTGGTTTACATGGAACAGTCTTCAACCCATCCGATTGCTGAAGCGATTACCATGTCTTTTGCTGATTTACCACTGGATACGGTCGATACATCTGAGTCTATTGAAGAGGTCGCCGGTGTCGGTATCCAAAAGGGTGACATTCTTGTTGGGAAGCCGTCATCGTTCGATAGTTATGAAGATCCGAATAATTATCGGGCGCAAACGAAGCAAAGTCACACGGTTATCTTTGCTGGACGGAATAATCAGATTATTGGTTACTTTGTCTTAGCGGACCAGGTTCGTCTGGAAGCTAAGGAAGCTGTGGCCGCTTTCCAAGAAGAGGGTGTTGACGTGCAACTCATTACTGGAGATAATGAACAAGTAGCGCGTGCCGTTGCTAAGGAAGTTAATATTGTGCATTACCAAGCGTCTTGCTTGCCGGAAGATAAGATTCGCCTGGTGCAGGAAGAGCAAGAACACGACAAAGTAGTCGGTATGATTGGGGATGGCATTAATGATGCGCCAGCCTTAGCGAATGCTGATATTGGGATTGCGATGGGCTCTGGTTCGTCCGTTGCTATGGAGTCCGCCGACGTTGTCGTCGTCCAGAATGACCTGGCTAAACTCTATTACAGCTTTGAACTCAGTGAGAAATTAAATAAAATTATCAAGCAGAATGTGGCCTTCTCCATTGCGGTGATAGTTATTCTCGTCATCTTGAATCTCTTTGGTTGGCTTGACTTGCCAATGGGGGTTGTCTTCCATGAAGGTTCAACCATTCTAGTTATTCTCAACGGACTACGTCTCTTAGGAGCCAAAGATGAGACGAAACCGAGTGAACCGAATCGAGTTGAAAACCAGGAGCAAGTTGCTTAAGGTCTGAATATTAAACATAACAGAGAAGCCCTCGTGCAGTGAACAGTACTGCGCGGGGGCTTTGTGTAGGTGCGGCCGGCATGGGCGATAACTCGGTGGATGGGTCGCTACCGTCGGCAAATCAATTGGTGGCCTTGTCTGGGCAGGGGGAATATCTTATCTTTCAACGTAAATTCCCTCTCTTTTATACAAGACATGAAATAAATAATTTACTCTATGAGGTGGATACTTTTGGGGAGAGTTTAGATTTAAATCAAGAGGTTGCACCTGAGTCCCTGGCAACTGAAAAGTGCATACGATGGGAGTTATATGAGTGTTGTCGGCCCTTGGCGCGGTTGTAAATGAGAGGGTTGTTTGGAGTCAATTCCACTTAGCTCAGCAACAAATAAATCCAGCCATTCTATGCAAATAAGCACAGCTAATGGCTGGATTTTAGGCGTAAGGTATGCCGGGGTCGCTCAAATCGGGGTAGGCGTACAGTTCAGGATAGTCTTGGCAATGGGGTTTGCGCGCGGTACAGATTTGGCGGCCAAACTGAATCATGGCTTGGTGGCAATGAAGCCAGTTTTCGGCTGGGATAAGTGCACAAACCCGGTCTTCAACTTGACGTACGCTGGCATTGGCTTCTACTAAGTGGTGGTGTTTGGCAATGCGGTGAATGTGGGTGTCGACGGCAAAAGCTGGGATATTAAAGGCATTGCTGAGGACGACGCTGGCAGTTTTGCGACCGACGCCGGGGAGGGCTTCTAAAGCCTTACGCTCAGCCGGAACTTGTCCGCCGTGCTCTTCCACAAGCTGAGCGGCGCATGCTTGGATATATTTCGCCTTATTGCGGTAGAGACCGATTTGTTGGATATAGGGAATTAAATCGGCTACTTCAGCTGCAGCCATTGCCTCAGCGGTAGGGTAGGCAGCAAAAAGGTCAGGTGTAACCCGGTTAACGCCTTCGTCTGTAGTCTGCGCACTTAAGATGACTGCAATGAGTAATTCAAAAGGATTGCTATGCAACAGGGCAGTGTGTCGGTCCGGGTACATAGCCATAATCGTCTCTAGAACATAACGGGCATTGGTATCATTCAACATGCTAGTTGGCCCCTTTGTCTGTAAGGCTGTAGTAGGTAATTGGTCGCCCAATGCCGCCATATTCTTGATCAGTTTCAAGATAACCACGCTCAGCCAGGAAATGAATATATTTGCGGACTGTAACGTGTGAGAAGTCCACTTCTTCGGTTAAGCCTTCAATGGTAAAGGTCCCATTGAAAGTAGTAATCGCAGCCATGATTTTCTTCAAGGACGGGGCGGTGATACCTTTTTCTAAAGAATCAGCATCTAAGGCCTTTGGATTGCCTCCGTTTGCTTCTTTCTGGAAGCCGTAGAGGCGGTCGACGTCTGCTTGGTCAAGTTGGGTGCTTTGGAGAACGTCCTGGCGTGCTTTGAAGGCATATAAGCTTTCTTGAAGGCGTTCGGCTGTGAAAGGTTTGAGAATATAGTCAATCGCCCCGTATTGGTAGCCGATTTGGATACTGCGTTGATCGTTCTGGGCGGTCAGCATAATGATTTCAGCTGGGTAATCACGTTGCCGTAAGGCTTTCATAAAGTCGAGGGCAGATTCGCCTTTTAAATTTAAATCAATGAGAATCAAATCAAAAGTCATCTCATCTAACAAAGTAATTGCCTCGGCGTTCGAATCAGTCATCCCAGCGACTTCAAAGCCTGGCACTTGTTCGATATAGGTCTTATTTATCATTTGAATCATCGGGTCATCTTCAATTAAGAGAATCTGGTAGCTCATGGTCTCCTCCTATCAATAAGCTTGGGTATAACAGACGAGTAATGCCTGATTGGCTTGGCTTTGAATCTCAGTGTAAGCAATCTCGTCCAAAAGCTTCACCAAGTCTGGTTGCACATTCGTTAAATACAAGCAAGTTCTAAGTTGATGTTCTTCATAGGCTAACTGGACGTGCAGGTCTTCAAAGTCCGCTAAATGTGTCTTACAGACCTCCAATAACTCTTCGGTTTGCTCCAACCATTGCTGGGAGCGGAAATAATTAGCCGTCGCAGGGATTTCATTCGTAATTTCTAAGTGAAAAGCGGTCTGCATCTCTTCAAAAGCTAAACGCTGCTTGATTAAAAAGCCCGCAATCGTTGGATTATGCACCAGTAAGCTCAGGCTCTGTTCGAAACGGGCTTGCGGTTCGATGAGTTGAGCCAAATAATCGCTCAGGGCATCATACTGCTTTAAATCAGCTAGGCCGTAGATAACATGTAATTTATTCAGAAAGTCGTGTGACTGGGTGGCTAATGTTTGCACATATACATCTGTGGTAGACAGTTGATTAATCAACATATACAATTCCGTTGCATTGCGAATTATATAGATTTGCCCCGAATATCCATGCCGGGTCATAATTGGGGCTAGGGAGACAATGTAGCTCTTATTGCTGACCTGGTATAACTTCTGGCTACGACCTTCCCCGCCATCCAGAAAAGGCAAAATATCGGCCAACTCATCCCCTTCCTGACCAGCAAACTCCCGTTGCGCTGCATCGTTTATTAATATAATCTCTTGATTGGGATTTGTCACGATGACACCATCTAAGGTACGCGTTAACATCGCATTGCGCTCTTCGAGCACTTGGGCAATTTCTTGAGGCTCCATGTCGTGCATTTGTTTCTTGAGAGAGTAGGCGAGTAAGAAGGCGAGTAGAAAGCCAAGCCCTAGAGAGATAAGTAAGACCCAGGTTAAAGGCTCCAAGGTTGCCTGCGAGAGTGTGTCCAAAGTCTGCAAGGTGATGCCCAGGTTGACTGCACCAATTACCTCGCCCGTTTCACTGTGGTAAATCGGGACAAAGGCACGTAATTGCTCGCCGAGTGTGCCCCGCCCGATTAATGTATAGGATTCTCCTTCAAAAGCCCGTAATTCTTGGCCGCCATCGCCGAAATACTGGCCCCCACGGCGTTCAGGATTCGGATGGGTCAGGCGGATGCTCTCAGGTGTAAGGACGACAACGTAATCCAGCTCAAAGGTCTCTTCGATTTCACTCGCATAAGCTTGCATCGTGTCGCTCGGTACACCGTACGCAGTCTCTTCGACAATCGTTGGATTGCGAGCGACCTGGGTGGCAATTTGTAGAATTCGGGTCATTTGTTCTCGCTGGCTTGTCTCGCGGATTTCAGCAATCAATAAACCATAGAAGACCGTGATGGTAATCAGAATCGTTGCTAAGATTAACAGGAGTAAACGCAAGAGCAGTTTTTGATTTTTGAAAGTGTGGCGAATTGCTTGCATATATGAACCTTTCTTTTATACAATTGGCTTAGTAACCTTATTCTACACACTTTTAGGAAGAAGGTAAAGTATACAATCGCTGAGAATTGTCCAAAAGTAAGTTATAATAAGCACAATTGGAAATTTAGGAGGAACCTTATGAATACCATGCATGAAAAGCAATTGAATCATCGAACAATCCGTTTCTTTAAAGACCAACCAGTCCCGGCAACTTTGAATGAGCAGTTGATGGAAGTGATGAACCGGACGGCCACCAGTATGGGCATGCAGTTTGCATCTGTTGTTCGCATTAGCGATCCGGACAAGAAGCAGGCCTTAGCAGACATCTGCAAGCAAGCTTACGTTGCTGATGCACCGGAATTGTTAGTCTTTA
This region of Suicoccus acidiformans genomic DNA includes:
- a CDS encoding LPXTG cell wall anchor domain-containing protein is translated as MDSTNPDRVEGAQSPTQGSSTPNQVSDQSPNEADPTQASVKESQTTIDSERIQTVQLGIGTLPETGEADSAIFAAGLTELLARELLLGKRKREEETD
- a CDS encoding exodeoxyribonuclease III translates to MKLISWNIDSLNAALTSDSNRAQLSRAVLDTLQQENPDVLAIQETKLPAKGPSQKHLDSLTERFPGYTIVWNSSQEPARKSYAGTMFLYKEDLTPEVTMPQIGAPDTMDHEGRIITLEFDDFYLTQVYTPNAGSQLKRLSLRQEWDHLYADYLAGLDSNKPVLATGDFNVAHKEIDLANPKTNRNSAGFTDEERAGFTALLERGFTDTFRHVHGDVEGVYSWWNQRAKTSKINNSGWRIDYWLTSNRVTDWVQRSEMIDSGTRQDHTPILLEITQP
- a CDS encoding 2-keto-3-deoxygluconate permease, translating into MLKAINRIPAGTFLVPMVLSMILVSIFPNMYNIGGTTAQTFAQGTSIVIGLLVFAAGTTLDLRTIGPLLKRHLPMIIFKLVLSTVFVVVFYFLFGVEGTMGISLLSFACVTYSLNPAVALAIHTSYGDQQFGAAYGVFGILGMSFTPLICISLLTSDGGAGAIDWNPIISIFIPLIAGMLLGNIDTSFREFFAPMVGKLLPFLGWNLGAGMSIQDAIASGVPGFIMTAIFLVLMLPLIPFDKFVTKNNGGVDGAAIWNVAGMSVANPAIVGAALPHLFNSAEVARATAIVMMACIITSILSPIVAQRLFKKEYGAENMQELLGDQALDTTA
- a CDS encoding DDE-type integrase/transposase/recombinase is translated as MSIITEGMKHRERIIKYAIKVNNNAAAARRYHKSRQYVQRWRQRYDGSIESLRKKSTRPKSHPNQHTQDELDLIKHMHRHHRHRGLAHVYRKCKDEGYTRSYDSMCRQIRKMGLGKPSKAKKKRKKQKEKSKYTHPGQLVQIDVKYVPVNSIGFVSHHKRYYQITAIDAYSRKRVLSLMNENSTYTTSEFVLTLEEEMGFKIDKIQTDNGKEFTNDPQETDKKSRFQKILNFLDIDYQTTAPYCPWQNGLVERSHREDETRFYSRRRFSSEEELEKALRRYNTSYNNTYRKILNFKNPNEVVAEFFEKAG
- the ribD gene encoding bifunctional diaminohydroxyphosphoribosylaminopyrimidine deaminase/5-amino-6-(5-phosphoribosylamino)uracil reductase RibD, whose protein sequence is MRIVIGGFLLERNQDEQYMAYALKLAERGLGWTNPNPMVGAVIVAAGEVIGVGYHPRLGEGHAERQALADTVAKGHREQLAGATMYVTLEPCCHQGRTPPCTQAIIEAGIARVVVGALDSNVLVAGKGIQQLKEAGLTVDTGVFAKESRQLNRTFFHFNETGLPFVVMKYAMTLDGKIAAHTGHSQWVTGPVARQHVHRSRHAFQAIMVGVGTVIADDPLLNVRLEELSEPCHPIRVVCDSHLRTPLESRLVQSAKELPLIIATTVTNQAQQATYEAYGCQILTLPADDAGQVDLRSLMKELAKQGIISVYLEGGAQLNWSALKAGLVQEVHTYIAPKLVGGQDAPSAISGLGFGRMDEALGLRIRQIERLGEDIWIESEVTGCLQES
- a CDS encoding riboflavin synthase, which codes for MFTGIVEAKGQVRSIEPVERGVRLVIQAPEVMGDVALGDSIAVNGICLTVVAFDERYFAVDVMQETLDRTAFQVLDVGSSVNVERAMQASDRFGGHIVSGHIDGTGILERIEADGIANWYHFSTSPEILRYIVMKGSISIDGTSLTIAGLDDGAGEFSVSIIPHTASQTLFGEYEVGRVVNLENDLIGKYVERLLEREEI